In Drosophila yakuba strain Tai18E2 chromosome X, Prin_Dyak_Tai18E2_2.1, whole genome shotgun sequence, a single genomic region encodes these proteins:
- the LOC6524036 gene encoding protein FAM133, giving the protein MNFPLASANKDTLRAACKKCGYAGHLTYQCRNFLKVDPNKEILLDVESTSSDSELDYLTPLTELRAQELKGGAEVPPPVAPIPLASATNRERSKDKSRDRLKAKKREKERVRERERERGKEKEKGASRSKEKKRSNSKRSHKLADRDKDKEKKSVRHKKHGTKKSRKHKKTNSSSNSSSELAKTKTGKRPSSGSTSKKSKRRRSSTTSSSDSSSSSSSSSSSSASSSSSSSDDSSEDSTTSGDSSESESDSSDNEESSTSESDEYGRKKKRQGKYKRKSTDTAMLRRKKTKVKRKRHRAGGSGAPTAGSSYLSSLSDSSTY; this is encoded by the exons ATGAACTTTCCACTGGCGAGCGCCAACAAGGATACGCTGAGGGCGGCCTGCAAGAAATGCGGCTACGCCGGTCACCTGACCTACCAATGCCGCAATTTTCTCAAG GTGGACCCCAACAAGGAGATCCTGCTGGATGTGGAGAGCACCAGCTCGGACTCGGAGCTGGACTACCTCACGCCGCTCACGGAGCTGCGAGCCCAGGAGCTAAAGGGCGGCGCTGAGGTGCCGCCGCCAGTGGCGCCCATTCCGCTGGCGTCAGCCACCAACCGGGAGAGGAGCAAGGACAAGAGCCGGGATAGGCTCAAGGCAAAGAAGCGAGAAAAGGAGCGGGTGcgggagagagaaagagagagagggaaggagaaggagaaggggGCGAGCCGGAGCAAGGAAAAGAAGCGAAGCAATTCAAAGCGCAGCCACAAGTTGGCCGACagggacaaggacaaggagaaGAAGTCGGTGCGCCACAAGAAGCACGGAACGAAGAAGAGCCGGAAGCACAAAAAGAccaatagcagcagcaacagcagcagcgagctggccaaaaccaaaacggGCAAGCGACCCAGCAGCGGGAGCACAAGCAAGAAGTCAAAGCGACGACGCTCCTCCACCACTTCCAGCTCAGAttcgtcgtcatcgtcgtcctcctcctcctcctcatcagCCAGCAGCTCATCGTCGTCATCGGACGACTCGAGTGAGGACTCCACCACGTCGGGCGATTCgtccgagtccgagtccgatTCCAGCGACAATGAGGAGTCGAGCACCAGTGAATCGGACGAGTACGGACGCAAGAAGAAGCGGCAGGGCAAGTACAAGCGCAAGTCCACGGACACGGCCATGCTGCGGCGCAAGAAGACCAAGGTGAAGCGGAAGCGACATCGCGCCGGCGGCTCCGGTGCTCCCACCGCCGGCAGCAGCTACCTGAGCAGCCTCAGCGACAGCAGCACCTACTGA
- the LOC6524037 gene encoding uncharacterized protein LOC6524037: MEIGSDQSYQDFFDKLRGESAPRNLRQIFEDDDRPLANETTSLRYQPGSSKKSQSQAGKRPAMSRSSTLETAAWNTVIAKVVHAYQSSENVGRVGLALSILGEMEASKLIVYRSKSQVLTTLQLTPRGGKVILRESYLQFYDDEQCCWSLRFDKETDQQEFVTFMRKKQLPVEHFPSEVSSSSSSASPSCEDLSKSQVKTTVTKATANPPQPQPRSRVALPTLEKPDDVEPVEEPPPSNEDVIVTPLPRPIGSSNTQRKTSSSSSSSSLAVATSEPLSSDTPLAVTTLDKYLNEQRASGVLMEHKMDAILQAMNRMGGGKSSVPLEKSSDPLLERDSEDEMLELEQKLLNFKRENRALMRNLKAREQALEDLRCSACALCEELLVQNSDLKEQNAQLLASKHISDAGTASPASCRSCEQSSRQIAKMQRQIAALHEALRIFQKSGDSQSGRL; encoded by the exons ATGGAAATCGGCAGCGATCAGTCCTATCAGGACTTCTTCGACAAGTTGCGTGG TGAATCGGCACCTCGAAACTTGCGTCAGATCTTCGAGGACGACGATCGTCCACTGGCGAACGAAACAACCAGTTTGCGTTACCAACCAGGTAGCTCCAAGAAATCGCAATCGCAGGCTGGCAAGCGACCGGCAATGAGCAGGAGTAGCACCCTGGAAACGGCCGCCTGGAACACGGTCATTGCCAAGGTGGTGCATGCGTATCAGAGCAGCGAGAATGTGGGACGCGTTGGTCTGGCCCTCTCGATTCTGGGCGAGATGGAGGCCAGCAAGCTGATTGTCTACAGGAGCAAGAGCCAGGTGCTGACCACGCTGCAATTGACGCCGCGTGGCGGCAAGGTGATATTGCGGGAATCCTATTTGCAGTTCTACGATGACGAGCAGTGCTGCTGGAGCCTGCGATTTGACAAGGAAACGGATCAGCAGGAATTCGTAACGTTTATGCGCAAAAAGCAACTGCCAGTGGAGCACTTTCCCAGCGAGGtttccagctcctccagctcggCATCGCCTTCCTGCGAGGACTTATCCAAGTCCCAGGTTAAAACTACGGTCACAAAGGCGACGGCCAATCCCCCACAGCCGCAACCACGTTCCCGCGTGGCGCTGCCAACGCTGGAGAAGCCGGATGACGTGGAACCCGTAGAGGAACCACCGCCTTCCAACGAAGATGTGATAGTCACGCCACTGCCCCGACCCATAGGCTCGTCAAATACCCAGAGGAAaaccagttccagttccagttccagttccctGGCGGTGGCCACCTCTGAACCTCTGAGCAGCGATACTCCGTTGGCTGTGACGACGCTGGACAAATATCTAAACGAACAGCGAGCCTCGGGTGTGTTGATGGAGCACAAGATGGACGCCATTCTGCAGGCCATGAATCGCATGGGTGGCGGCAAGTCGAGTGTGCCCCTAGAGAAGTCAAGTGATCCGCTGCTGGAACGCGACAGCGAGGACGAAATGTTGGAACTGGAGCAGAAGCTGCTCAACTTCAAGCGGGAGAATCGTGCCCTCATGCGAAACCTCAAAGCGCGCGAGCAGGCGCTGGAGGATCTACGCTGCTCCGCGTGCGCTCTATGCGAGGAGCTGCTGGTCCAGAATAGCGATCTCAAGGAGCAGAATGCCCAGCTATTGGCCAGCAAGCATATTTCTGATGCAGGCACAGCTTCCCCTGCCAGTTGTCGCAGCTGCGAGCAGTCTTCCCGGCAAATAGCCAAAATGCAGCGACAAATTGCCGCCCTGCATGAAGCACTGCGAATCTTTCAGAAGTCGGGCGACTCCCAGTCGGGTCGCTTATAG
- the LOC6524038 gene encoding alanine--glyoxylate aminotransferase encodes MEVPPPLVLKRPLYVPSKTLMGPGPSNCSHRVLEAMSNPVLGHMHPECLQIMDEVKEGIKYIFQTLNDATMCISGAGHSGMEAALCNLIEDGDVVLMGITGVWGHRAGDMARRYGAVVHYVEASFGRALSHEEITFAFEAHRPKVFFIAQGDSSTGIIQQNIRELGELCRKYDCFLIVDTVASLGGTEFLMDEWKVDVAYTGSQKSLGGPAGLTPISFSKRALTRIRKRKSKPKVYYFDILLIGQYWGCYGTPRIYHHTISSTLLYGLREALAHFCAVGLKAVVRRHQECSKRLQLGIEELGLEMFVSREDERLPTVNTIKVPFGVDWKKVAEYAMRKYSVEISGGLGPTVEHVFRIGLMGENATVERVDMVLSILNEAIQSSKLGIKTDLSKI; translated from the exons ATGGAGGTGCCACCGCCACTTGTGCTCAAGCGACCGCTCTATGTGCCCAGCAAGACGCTGATGGGCCCCGGACCCTCCAACTGCTCCCATCGCGTCCTGGAGGCCATGAGCAATCCGGTGCTGGGCCACATGCATCCCGAGTGCCTGCAG ATCATGGACGAGGTGAAGGAGGGCATCAAGTACATCTTCCAGACCCTCAACGATGCCACCATGTGCATCAGTGGAGCCGGCCACTCGGGCATGGAGGCCGCCCTGTGCAATCTGATCGAGGATGGCGATGTGGTGCTCATGGGCATCACCGGCGTTTGGGGCCATCGTGCCGGTGACATGGCCCGTCGTTATGGCGCCGTAGTTCACTATGTGGAGGCCAGTTTCGGCCGTGCCCTCTCGCACGAGGAGATCACATTCGCCTTCGAGGCGCATCGCCCCAAGGTGTTCTTCATAGCCCAGGGTGACTCCTCCACCGGAATTATCCAGCAGAATATCCGCGAGCTGGGCGAACTGTGTCGCAAGTACGATTGTTTCCTCATCGTGGACACGGTGGCCTCGTTGGGCGGCACCGAGTTCCTCATGGACGAGTGGAAGGTGGATGTGGCGTACACGGGTTCCCAGAAATCCCTCGGCGGTCCCGCCGGCCTCACACCCATTTCGTTCAGTAAACGCGCTTTAACGCGCATCCGAAAGCGAAAGAGCAAGCCGAAGGTGTACTACTTCGACATTCTGCTGATTGGTCAGTACTGGGGCTGCTACGGCACACCCAGAATCTACCATCACACCATATCCTCCACCCTGCTGTACGGACTGCGTGAGGCACTGGCCCACTTTTGTGCCGTTGGCCTGAAGGCGGTGGTGCGACGGCATCAGGAGTGCTCCAAGCGGTTGCAGCTGGGCATCGAGGAGCTGGGCCTGGAGATGTTCGTGTCGCGGGAGGACGAGCGTCTGCCCACGGTAAACACGATTAAGGTGCCCTTCGGCGTCGACTGGAAGAAGGTGGCCGAGTACGCCATGCGCAA GTACAGCGTTGAGATTAGCGGCGGTTTGGGACCCACTGTGGAGCACGTCTTCCGCATCGGCTTGATGGGCGAGAACGCCACCGTGGAGCGCGTGGACATGGTGCTCAGCATCCTGAACGAGGCCATCCAGAGCAGCAAGCTGGGGATCAAGACGGATCTCTCTAAAATTTAG
- the LOC6524039 gene encoding 60S ribosomal protein L7a: MVVKKPRPKKKPVTKKVAPAPLAVKKPVVKKVVNQLFEKRPKNFGIGQNVQPKRDLSRFVRWPKYIRVQRQKAVLQKRLKVPPPIHQFSQTLDKTTAVKLFKLLEKYRPESPLAKKLRLKKIAEAKAKGKDVEPKKKPSYVSAGTNTVTKLIEQKKAQLVVIAHDVDPLELVLFLPALCRKMGVPYCIVKGKARLGRLVRRKTCTTLALTTVDNNDKANFGKVLEAVKTNFNERHEEIRRHWGGGILGSKSLARISKLERAKARELAQKQG; the protein is encoded by the exons ATGGTTGTCAAGAAG CCCAGGCCAAAGAAGAAGCCAGTGACCAAGAAGGTGGCTCCCGCTCCTCTGGCTGTGAAGAAGCCCGTGGTCAAGAAGGTCGTCAACCAGCTGTTCGAGAAGCGTCCCAAGAACTTCGGAATCG GCCAGAATGTGCAGCCCAAGCGCGATCTGTCCCGTTTCGTTCGCTGGCCCAAATACATCCGGGTGCAGCGGCAGAAGGCTGTGCTCCAGAAGCGCCTGAAGGTCCCACCGCCAATCCACCAGTTCAGCCAGACTCTGGACAAGACCACCGCTGTGAAACTGTTCAAGCTGCTGGAGAAGTACCGTCCCGAGTCGCCGCTGGCCAAGAAGCTGCGCTTGAAGAAGATCGCTGAGGCCAAGGCCAAGGGCAAGGATGTCGAGCCCAAGAAGAAGCCCAGCTACGTGTCCGCCGGTACCAACACCGTCACCAAGCTGATCGAGCAGAAGAAGGCTCAACTGGTGGTCATTGCCCACGATGTTGATCCTCTTGAG CTGGTGCTCTTCCTGCCCGCCCTCTGCCGCAAGATGGGCGTGCCCTACTGCATTGTGAAGGGCAAGGCTCGTCTGGGTCGCCTGGTGCGTCGCAAGACCTGCACCACCCTCGCCCTGACCACCGTCGACAACAACGACAAGGCCAACTTCGGCAAGGTCCTGGAGGCCGTCAAGACCAACTTCAACGAGCGCCACGAGGAGATCCGTCGTCACTGGGGCGGTGGCATCCTCGGCTCCAAGAGTCTGGCCCGCATCTCCAAACTGGAGCGCGCCAAGGCACGCGAGCTTGCCCAGAAGCAGGGTTGA